In the genome of Terriglobia bacterium, the window AACTGTTTTGTGCCGGGCGCTCTAATCGTAAAAACAATATTCAGTTACCATCCTTCTCCCGTGTCGGTATCCCGACTCTTGACTGACTGCCGACTCCCAACGTACCCGGAGCCGCCATTCCGAGGAACTGAAATCCAGCTTCACTCCTCCTTCAGGTGATTGATCCCAAAGGTGCTTTTGCGACTCTTTTCGAATTGCGCTGAGATTGGAACGCCTCATGCACTCCTTAAAGCTTTCCATCAGGTGTGGCGGGCCGGTTCTGCTGAGCAGTCCCCCCGCAGGTTTTTCCATGAGAAGTGAGGCATGAGGTAATTTCGGAATTTCTTATGAATAAAATTTATGGAGGTGTCCTATGACGAGAAGAAATTTAGCAGGCATTCGCGTCGCGATTCTGGCGACCCATGGAGTGGAGCAGTCGGAGCTGACGGAGCCGCGCAAGGCGTTGGAAGAAGCCGGGGCCGAGACCACACTGATCGCACCGAAGCGAGGAAAGATCCAGGCGATGAAGCACGGCGAGAAAGCCATGCAGTTCGACGTGGACCTGACCCTCGATGAGGCGAATCCCAGCCGGTTCGACGCCGTATTACTTCCGGGGGGCGCATTGAATGCGGATGCGCTGCGGGCTGAACCCCGGGCGAAGGAGTTGGTGCGCCGTATCGACGAGGCCGGGAAACCGATTGCAGTGATCTGCCACGGGGCGTGGCTGCTGGTCTCGGCGGGCCTGGTCCGCAGACGCACCCTGACCAGTTACCGCTCGATTCAAGATGATATCCGCAATGCCGGCGGGCATTGGATGGACAAGGAAGTGGTTCGCGACCGCAACTGGATCAGCAGCCGGGAGACTGCGGACCTCCCCGCCTTCAACCGTGCCATGCTCGTGCTTTTCGGCGAGCGCTGGCTGATCCGCGAGCTCCCGATCGTGATGGGAGGGTTGATCCCAGTGTCTATCGCGACACCGGCTTCCAGGCAATGACGAACTTCCCCGGCGGTGGTTTGATGTCGGCAAGCTCGGTCATTCAGAGCCGAGAGGTCGACCCGCGGATTCAATTGGTTTGTCTTTGATCTTCGGCTGAACCCGGATCTTGGAATCTATGTTCAAAGGATCCGGGCACTGCAGCGGGGAAGCCGCCGGGGAAAGTTGCTTGTGG includes:
- a CDS encoding type 1 glutamine amidotransferase encodes the protein MTRRNLAGIRVAILATHGVEQSELTEPRKALEEAGAETTLIAPKRGKIQAMKHGEKAMQFDVDLTLDEANPSRFDAVLLPGGALNADALRAEPRAKELVRRIDEAGKPIAVICHGAWLLVSAGLVRRRTLTSYRSIQDDIRNAGGHWMDKEVVRDRNWISSRETADLPAFNRAMLVLFGERWLIRELPIVMGGLIPVSIATPASRQ